The region GTTTGCGACTGTTGGTTCATCTGTAACGGTCGCACTTTTAGCACTTGGATACTTGGTTTGGACGTAGCTGGCTAGATTAGTCCGAACCGCGATGAATTGTTGGTTCAATAAAATATCGGCTAATCCACCCGCATTATTAATCGATACACCTGGCTGGCCCGGCGCCGTGGCTGTTTCAGGCTCTCTGGGCGCCTTTGGATTGTAAGTTGATCGGGTAGCTATCAAACCAATAATAAACAAGCCCAAAATTACTGCTACCAGAATTAAGATCCGATTGCGATTCATTTAGTAAATCCCCAAAGTGAAGTTAAGTTGCCTTGCCCGAGTAGGAAGCTAGAAGTAAAGGCGGTGTTTTCGCTATCGTTGTTTCGCCCGTCGCCATTGGGATCGGCCAGGTAAAAACCAGTACCGTCAGGTGTGATGGCCCTGATCACCATGATGTGGCCGTTTAGGGTAAAGTGTCCTGAACTAACCGTTACTATCACTAGTCCGCCTTGACGAATAATATTGGCTGCGGCGCCCAAATCCGTTCCCAATGATGTCACTTTGAGTCCGTAATCTTGGCCAGCCGCTGGGAAGAGCGCGTGTGAAGAACCGGCCGCCACGTGGTATTTGTCCCCGTATTTATCAGCAATCGTGACCGGAGTAACACTGTGGTCACCCGTCAAAGTGGCTACCACCATGGCAACGGCGGTTGGTCCGCAACCCGAATCACTCAAGGGCGATTTGCCTGTTCCGTAGGGGTGATTGGCCCATCGAACGTCACCCTGATCGTAGCTGACCATGGCATGGGGCCCGACCCCCAAATCCCAGCCCAGGGCTCCGGCGGTGGTGGTTCCATCGGCGCAGCTGGAAACCGGCGCAATACTTGGGCTACTGCTATCAGTAGTGATGCCGTCCAAGATTTTGTGCATACCATCAAGGTCATTTAACGTCTTCCTCTCATATGCTTGAGAATAGATCTTCTCGATCTGTGCAATCGTGGTTAAGTTGGCTGGCGGGCCTAAGTAAGTTCCACTGCTAATCAGTTTAAAAAAGCCTTCAGTCCCTGCTAAAACGTTAGGGTAGTTTGAGCCAGCCTTACCACCATAAACCCCGATACCATTAACGTCATACTGAGGTGCACGCCCAGAACCAGTTGTGCCCAAAGAAGTTTCAGCATTAGCATCAGCTACTTCAAAAGCTGGGTTAACATCGTACTTTTGGCCCAGCTCAACAATTTGGGAGCCCAAGCCTTTAAAAGGTGAGCCAGGGACGGTTTTTTGAATAAAGTCTTCAATTCTAGTTGCTAATTCCTTGGTGTCCGAAACTTTTGGAAAGCGCGGGCCAAACAGCGGACCGCTGCCAGCTGGGCCACTTATTAAACATTGGGCATTAGTGTCATAGCGGCAAGAATTATTGATAGCGCACTGGATCTGATTAGGGGTACCGGCCAAAGCATTGATCGGCAGGAGAGCTACCAAGAACATTGCTAACCAAACGACTGAGAGAAATCGTTTCATGGGCTGCCCACCGGGACTTCGATGTGCAAATGACCACAACTGTCATTAAAGGTGTTGATCCCAGAAGGCAAGTTCGGCGTAGTCCCACATTGGGCTTGGCCAAAGGCCCCGCCCTGCGGCATCAACGGGGCTAAGGTATTGATAATAGTGATCGAGGCCGGATTGCGACCAGTCACAGGCTGGCCGTCTAGTAGATCGATATCAACAGCGTCGCCAGTGTAGTGCCGGCTGCTGGTGGCATGCCCGGTGCCGCCACTTTCGAGGGCGGTGATCTGGTAGCTATGACCATTGGATAAGGCAACAAGCAGGGCCAATAAAGTCTGGCTCAGCGGAGCCCCAGCCGAGGCCGGTTGGCCCTGGCTAGTCGATTGCAGGTCTTGGAGAACCAACCGCCCAGTTTTATCGACCTTGGGGTTGCTGATGAGTTGCTGAGCCAGTTGTTGAGCCGAACCTGACGGTAATGTCGTTGTAGCGCTAGTAGAAATTGACCCACCATTAGACGATCCGTCCTGGTGGTTGTAAAGCAAGACCAGATCGCGGGTTACTCGTTGATCGAGTTTGAAGATGCGGTAGTGGGCAAAGGCGATCCCATCGGCCGTTGGAGCTATCACGGTACCCGTAGAGGCTAAGCGAATATTATTTGCGGCGTTGAACGCAACAGTGCTCTGAGTCTCTAAATTATTACACTTAGATCCTATCCCACCATTGTCGGCCAAGATGTCACCCATCGGCGCCGAAAAGCATTTATCAAATTCATCGCGCTTGGTTGGTGAGATATTACTGCGGACCCAGCGAGAGTTTTCAACTACACCCCAAGTGTCTAATTCGGCGTCGGTAAAGCCATAATCAGGAATTCCATAGGTGTTTGATTCGACATTCGCAGCGTAGGCCAGTCGTGATGGGTTAAACAATGTCGAGAAGCTTTGCAACAGCTTTTGGGGGCTTAGAGCGGTGGCAAAGAATCGACTAATGACGCCCATAGTAGCGCTAGGCGAGGACGGTGTGCGATCAGCCAGGAGACCAAAAGTCGAATAAGGGTTTTTAGGACTAAAGAATCGATAAGCCAAACTTTGGTTGCGACTCTGTTTGATGGCATCGGCCTGAATGGATAAGGCCACCCGCTCGTTTTCTTGAGCCGTCAGTGGCCGGCAGCCATTGACGCGGCAGCTATCGGTGGCCAAGGCTTTATAGCCGGCCCCCGTCACATTACCCTGTTGAATCGGGCTAAAGTGTTGTTTGAAATAGAGGCCGCCATAGTGGAGGGCGGCATCGAGAGCCAGAGCCTGCCCGGCTTTGGTGGCAAAAATCTGAGCACCAGTAAAGGCAGCCGCTTGGGCGACTGTGCCAAATCCAAAATCAACCGTATCTGTTACCACACCCAAAATCACAGTACCAACACTGGCAGCTGCGAATATCACTTGAGTTGAGGGTTGAAGAATGGTCCCACAACCAAGCTTTAGAAGCGGGATACTATTTAACCCAGTATTAACCTTATCCCCAATAGCCAGGGCAGAGCCAATAATGCCGGCTGTACTACCACCCAGCTGTTGGCTTGGTCTTAGGTTGGTATTAAGGTCGTTGTGATCCAGATCATACTGAGTCACCGGTTGGTTGGTGGCTCTTTTGTAGGCTGCCGACTGTACGAATGATTCTTTGCTGTTATCGTACATAGCTCCAACTGTGCCAATTTGGGTTAGCGAACACTTGCCTTGGATCTGACAATCGGCGTATTTGGATTGAGTGGCGCCGGCCCGAGCCAAACCGGCAAACTTGAGTTGGGCCACCACATGGTAACTCGAAACATAAATATCCCTAGCAATGCAGCCCAGAGTAGCAAATATAAATGGACCAGTTATTTTGGAGAACAGGCTATTGAGGCCACGCGAGAAGCCTTTAACGGCGGCTTGAGTAACACCATCAGCTGAGGCGCCACTTTCGATGGCCGTAGTAGCTTCGTCGGCGGCATCCTTGGCGGCGGGGCTGGGGCTGTCCTTGGGCGCATCACCTTTACTTAATTCATCGCTGATTGATTTTTGAGTATCTTTAGCGATCTGGTCGTTGCTCTTGCCGCTTTCGTCGGCAATTGATGTATCAATGCCAAGTTCAGGATTGATCACTCCCCCACTACCAGCCGAACCCGCATCAAGCCCTTCAGCCTCGCGGACGGCCTCATTAGTGGCATCAGGGTTGCCTTTGAGTTTCTCAATTTCGGCGGCATTGGCGGCTGCTAGATTTTCCTCCGGGGTAGCACCGTCGGCTACAGTACTATCGGCACTACCCTTAGCATCGGCCTCAGTAATTGATTTCTCCAAGCGATTGCGAAAACCGCGGTTGAATTTAGCAAATTCATAATCGATGAATAAGTTCTTAATATGAATGTTTTTAAAGAGCAAAAGAAAAAACAGGATAACCATGAGGCCAGCCAGCGCGCCAAAACCGCCTCCAGCAATGAAGAACTTCTTGCGGTTAGATTTAAGAAAGTTGGTGGTGCCACCTTTAATATCGAACTTGAAACCGGATCTAGACCCAGAACCAAGCTGGTATCCGGCATTGGATTCTAAATCTGGTTTAGCATAGCGATCCTCTGAAACCTCTTCCGATTGCTCCGGTTCTAAAGCGGTACCCTGCTCATCCATTACCTAACCTCGTTGGCGGGTGGGATTGGGGCCTCGGCTGGCGTTGCAGGTGGGTTTTGAGCTGTTGGTGGCTCGGCTGGTGGAATGGCGGCTGCAGCTTGAGTGCCGGGTTGAGCGGGGGCTGGAACTGCATCTCCACTTGGCTGTTCTGGCGGCGGCGGCAGGTCAGCTGGGCTGGGAATCGGGGTTGATTCGTTGGTGGGTGATGCGGCTTGAGCCGCAGCAGCCTGCTCGGCTAATTGTTGCGGGTTGGTGGTAATAAGCTGAGCCTCGGTAGCGGAAGCTAAAATCCGAATAATAATATGATTCAACCCAGCAAAGAACAAGCCTTCACCGATTGGGAATTGACTTAACCTTTTGGCTTCCTCATCGGTTAATTTGAAAGTCTGGCCGACGATATCAACGGCCGAAGGAGCTTGCTTTAACAGCAGCTGCAAAGACGAGTTAGAGACGACGGCTCGCCCCATTCGGTTGCTCAAAAAGTCCTCGACGTCTTGCGAAATTGTAGTCAGGCCAAGATAGTATTTCCGGGCCCGCTTGGCTAGAGAGAACATGAAGTTGGCTGAATCCTCGTACTTCATCAACTGCCAGGCCTCATCCACAATCAAAATCCGCTTGCGTTTATCGGACTTAACCCGGTTCCAAATATAGTTGAGGGTAATGTACATTCCGACCGGTCGCAGTTCGTCTTCCAGATCGCGAATGTTGAAAACGATGAACTTATTATCCAAATCAACATTGGATTGCTGGCTAAATATGCCCGAGAAGGTGCCGCTGGTGTATTTGCGTAAGCGTTGAGCCAGCTCCGGACCATTGCCAGCCATAGCCTTAAGGGTTTCATAGAGATCGTTCATGGTTGGCGGTGGAGCGGTGTGAGTCAGGGGATCATTGGTAATGCCAGCCTTGGCGTAAGTGTTAATAATCGCCACGTCCAAATCAGCATCTTCAGCTGGGGTCAGAACCGAAACGGCCGGTCCACCGGTGCCCGCGCTCTGGGGCAGGGCGCCGCCCATCATTAGCCGCAACAGTCCGTGTAGCGTAATAATGTTGGCTCTGAGCGCATTATCAGCGTCCTCGGCATCGAGAACTTTGGGCAGGTCAAAGGGGTTGATTCTAGTATCGGAGGCCAGAGAGAGTTGCAAATAACTACCGCCGACAGCATCGCTCAAGGTTTGATACTCATTTTCGGGGTCAATCACGATGACCTCAGTCCCCATCATCAGCGAACGTAACGCTTCTAGTTTAACAGCAAAGGACTTACCAGCTCCGGATTTGGCAAACACCACCATATTAGCGTTTTCTAGACTAAAACGATCGAACAGCACCAAGCCATTATTGTGGCGGTTCAAACCGTATAGGATACCCTCATTACGGCTTAGTTCAGCCGAAGTAAACGGGAAGGTGCTCGAAAGTGCGCCCGTATTCATATTGCGGCTGACTTGCAATTCGTCATCACCAGCTGGGAGGGTGGCGTTGAAGCCCTGCTCCATCTGCAAAGTCGC is a window of Candidatus Saccharimonadales bacterium DNA encoding:
- a CDS encoding C39 family peptidase; translated protein: MKRFLSVVWLAMFLVALLPINALAGTPNQIQCAINNSCRYDTNAQCLISGPAGSGPLFGPRFPKVSDTKELATRIEDFIQKTVPGSPFKGLGSQIVELGQKYDVNPAFEVADANAETSLGTTGSGRAPQYDVNGIGVYGGKAGSNYPNVLAGTEGFFKLISSGTYLGPPANLTTIAQIEKIYSQAYERKTLNDLDGMHKILDGITTDSSSPSIAPVSSCADGTTTAGALGWDLGVGPHAMVSYDQGDVRWANHPYGTGKSPLSDSGCGPTAVAMVVATLTGDHSVTPVTIADKYGDKYHVAAGSSHALFPAAGQDYGLKVTSLGTDLGAAANIIRQGGLVIVTVSSGHFTLNGHIMVIRAITPDGTGFYLADPNGDGRNNDSENTAFTSSFLLGQGNLTSLWGFTK
- a CDS encoding DUF87 domain-containing protein, whose translation is MALFRRKSQPNAALPQQMQEQQEAELIYRQGIVTLRDLIAPPSFEVESGHVRIGKRYARTLYVYGYPRQIFTGWLSPIINLDEVIDISIFIYPVESRVVLENLRRKVGQLEATYSINQEKGRVRDPGLEAAIQDAEELRDKLQVGEERFFRFGLYVTVYANSLDELNQTQRKIEGIFGQSLIYTKPATLQMEQGFNATLPAGDDELQVSRNMNTGALSSTFPFTSAELSRNEGILYGLNRHNNGLVLFDRFSLENANMVVFAKSGAGKSFAVKLEALRSLMMGTEVIVIDPENEYQTLSDAVGGSYLQLSLASDTRINPFDLPKVLDAEDADNALRANIITLHGLLRLMMGGALPQSAGTGGPAVSVLTPAEDADLDVAIINTYAKAGITNDPLTHTAPPPTMNDLYETLKAMAGNGPELAQRLRKYTSGTFSGIFSQQSNVDLDNKFIVFNIRDLEDELRPVGMYITLNYIWNRVKSDKRKRILIVDEAWQLMKYEDSANFMFSLAKRARKYYLGLTTISQDVEDFLSNRMGRAVVSNSSLQLLLKQAPSAVDIVGQTFKLTDEEAKRLSQFPIGEGLFFAGLNHIIIRILASATEAQLITTNPQQLAEQAAAAQAASPTNESTPIPSPADLPPPPEQPSGDAVPAPAQPGTQAAAAIPPAEPPTAQNPPATPAEAPIPPANEVR